The window aaataaaatcccatATAAACCTTCAATGAATCACTTACTTCCATTGTAGTGGTGAACCCCAACCTTGGCGAGCATAGCATAGTACTCGATCTCTGACTTCCGCAGAGGTGGGCAGTTGTTGGAAATGATAATCAGCTTCCCTGCAATTttccaaaaaatcaaaacaaaatccCAAATCGCAAAACTTGAAATTGAACACAAATCGAATCACAACAATTTAGCAAATAATCAAAAGGATTGGAGATTTCAAGAGATAAGAAATGTGCCTTTGGAGTTGCGAAGGGAATCGATGACGGTCTTGTAGCCGAGAGTGTACTTGCCACTCTTCATGACGAGAGCGAGCCTGGTGTTGATGCTCTCATGGGTCTTCTTCGACTTCTTAGGGGCCACCATTTTCGACGATTGAAGGTTCTTCGCTGCTGCTCGAAGGCtttttctctgtctctctctcgctctctgcGGCCGAAGGTGAACAGGCTTGAAGAAGTGGGGAAGGGCTGGCTGCTAGGGTTTAGTATTTGATGCCAATGAGAGATGGGCTTGCACGTGCCAGTCGCGTGAGTTGCCTAGGCATATTAGGGTTTCAGTTTTTTCATAATTACATTATGCACCCTTGTTTTTAGGATACTTAACAGTTTGGTCCTTCCTAAACattcacatatataatatgGCAAGTTCATTGTAATACTTAACCTACTCTCTCACCTTTTTAGTGTAGAGATtatcgtttattcaaaaaaaaaaaaaaaaaaaaaaaaacatttttgaatATCAAAAATTTAGGGTCATGATATCGAATTGAAGAGAAGGAATCTTGTGTAGAAAGGAAGTGACTTGCTATATTGTAGCATTGGTTTGGTTGAGATATTTGTAAGGTTAAAGTGGGCATGATGGTGGCTGGGTTTTCCTATTTAGCATGGCAGCATCATCTATTCTTGCACACTTGAAACAATTGAACTACTGAGGTAGAAATTTTAATTATACTGCCATGGTGGTGGCTGAGAATAGGAACTCTTAAGATTGTGGAGGTGGTTGTAGgtgttgtttattttattttattttttaattttaattatgaatgtATGTATAAGATTGTGGGGGTGAAATAGGAAAGTAcgtatgaaattaaaaaaatgtggaGTGCATTTATAAGAttgtggggtgttaataaaaCAATTAGTGCATATCATGTGCTGACTTTTTGCTTGCACGTACAAACAGTTGTTATTGCGTAAATTTACATTCGTCATTTGATAACAAATAAGAACTTTCTTTTGAAGAAACTGTTAATCTCAATGCATCCCGCTCCGACTGCATCGAATGTTCTGTCACCTCAGAAAACCCTTGTCCTTTGCCTCTCATTCACCCTCTCATCTTCAGAATCATCAAGTACTTGAATAAAGTCCATACCTTTTCCTCTCTCGTCTATCTCATCCctctccttctctttctctgCCTCAAACACTTTCACCTCAACAGACTTTGTTGGAATCAAATTTGCGCATCGTCGTCCCTGGAATAGTGTTTGATCGGTCATCATAAGAAAGAGCAAACAAATAATGAAATCCCAAAGGTACCGATGTGGTACCAGCCAAAGGTTCTCCGACGGTCAAGTTAGTTAGGGTTTATAGAACTCAAACAGTAGGCAGGAAAGCTAGGAGTAATATGAATGCATGTATCCAATATCAGAATACCTTAGATGAACCCTAAAATGGTGTATTTATATTAGTCGAGAGAAAGACCTTTAGGATAGTGAATTTGTCATAAACTATACTACTTCATTTTAGGATTgtaaaccctaaaaatttaaatatatgaatacgtagagaaaattgaaaataaatcaatttatggttatGGAAATAGAATTGGGAAATTATTACAATTAACGTAATTGTAGTATTGagcttttatttgatttttcgaGAATTTATAATAATTGATGTGAgttaatgtaacatcccacatcgcccaggggagtggatcatgtaagccttatatttatattctcatctctacctagcacaagaccttttgggagctcattggcttcgggttccgtaggaactccaaagttaagcgagtacgagacgagagcattcccaagatgggtgaccgaCTAGGAAATTTTCGTATgtgttcccagaaacaaaattgtgagggcgtggtcggggcccaaagcggataatattgtgctacggtagagtcaaACCTgggttgtggt of the Pyrus communis chromosome 1, drPyrComm1.1, whole genome shotgun sequence genome contains:
- the LOC137747244 gene encoding large ribosomal subunit protein eL30-like, with protein sequence MVAPKKSKKTHESINTRLALVMKSGKYTLGYKTVIDSLRNSKGKLIIISNNCPPLRKSEIEYYAMLAKVGVHHYNGNNVELGTACGKYFRVSCLSIIDAGDSDIIKTLPGGQ